A region of Micromonospora sp. WMMD882 DNA encodes the following proteins:
- a CDS encoding alpha/beta hydrolase — protein MSWPALVGLVVVTLAVAGCTSPGATPRAGDGDASPAAPPGGTPRWRACPEAAEEIAGRRGPDMRYECARISVPRRWGDDGRAATAGPGSGETFEIALLRARSMKQRDRIGSLVVNPGGPGGSGVDTAVHLSLGAQFGGLPATVTERFDIVGFDPRGVSRSSPVECVSDAELDDSFGYDPDPESAAAFDGLVALNQRIGRSCGTRYGDQLPLYGTEQAARDMDAVRAAVGDEKLTYLGYSYGSLLGAVYAQLYPQRVRAFVFDGAVDPRQGVVAASESQARGFERAFDNFVRWCADHADRCPVAPDARAAVTSAIDRARVSPVRGADGREATSGWVFYAVVSSLYTEQGWQELARAVDRLADGDPADVFRLADAYTGRRPDGAYSNLFDANLAINCADEDEKPSRQRVRELQSRWRGTYPLFGPALAVGMLTCVEWPGRPDPYPTGRADGAPPILVVGTTGDPATPYEQTPALAGMLGVGRVLTWDGEGHTAYPQTACVTEAVDAYLVDLTVPREGLRCPAR, from the coding sequence CTGAGCTGGCCGGCACTGGTCGGGCTGGTCGTGGTGACGCTGGCCGTCGCCGGTTGCACGTCGCCGGGCGCCACACCCCGGGCGGGCGACGGCGACGCGTCGCCGGCCGCCCCGCCGGGCGGGACCCCGCGGTGGCGGGCCTGCCCGGAGGCGGCCGAGGAGATCGCCGGGCGGCGCGGGCCGGACATGCGGTACGAGTGCGCGCGGATCTCCGTACCCCGGCGGTGGGGCGACGACGGCCGGGCCGCGACGGCCGGCCCAGGCAGCGGCGAGACGTTCGAGATCGCCTTGCTGCGGGCCCGGTCCATGAAGCAGCGCGACCGGATCGGGTCGCTGGTGGTCAATCCGGGCGGGCCGGGCGGCTCGGGCGTCGACACCGCCGTCCACCTCTCCCTTGGCGCGCAGTTCGGCGGCCTGCCGGCGACCGTCACCGAACGCTTCGACATCGTCGGCTTCGATCCGCGCGGGGTGTCCCGGTCCAGCCCGGTCGAGTGTGTCTCCGACGCCGAGCTGGACGACAGCTTCGGCTACGACCCCGACCCGGAGTCCGCCGCCGCCTTCGACGGGCTGGTCGCGCTCAACCAGCGGATCGGCCGCTCCTGCGGCACCAGGTACGGCGACCAGCTCCCGCTCTACGGCACCGAGCAGGCCGCCCGGGACATGGACGCGGTGCGGGCCGCCGTCGGCGACGAGAAGCTCACCTACCTCGGCTACTCGTACGGCAGCCTGCTCGGCGCGGTCTACGCCCAGCTCTACCCGCAGCGGGTGCGCGCGTTCGTGTTCGACGGGGCGGTGGACCCCCGGCAGGGGGTGGTGGCCGCCTCGGAGAGCCAGGCGCGGGGCTTCGAACGGGCCTTCGACAACTTCGTCCGGTGGTGCGCCGACCACGCCGACCGCTGCCCGGTCGCCCCGGACGCGCGGGCCGCGGTGACCTCGGCGATCGACCGGGCACGGGTCTCCCCGGTACGGGGCGCGGACGGCCGGGAGGCCACCTCCGGCTGGGTCTTCTACGCGGTCGTCTCGTCGCTCTACACCGAGCAGGGCTGGCAGGAGCTGGCCCGGGCGGTGGACCGGTTGGCCGACGGCGACCCGGCCGACGTGTTCCGTCTCGCCGACGCGTACACCGGGCGGCGTCCGGACGGCGCCTACTCGAACCTCTTCGACGCCAACCTGGCGATCAACTGCGCCGACGAGGACGAGAAGCCGAGCCGGCAGCGGGTCCGGGAGTTGCAGTCGCGGTGGCGCGGCACGTACCCGCTGTTCGGTCCGGCGTTGGCGGTGGGGATGCTGACCTGCGTCGAGTGGCCCGGACGGCCCGACCCGTACCCGACGGGCCGGGCCGACGGCGCGCCGCCGATCCTGGTCGTGGGCACCACCGGGGACCCGGCCACCCCGTACGAGCAGACCCCGGCGCTGGCCGGGATGCTGGGCGTGGGTCGGGTGCTCACCTGGGACGGCGAGGGCCACACGGCGTATCCGCAGACCGCCTGCGTCACCGAGGCGGTCGACGCCTACCTGGTCGACCTGACGGTGCCCCGGGAGGGGCTGCGCTGTCCGGCGCGTTGA
- a CDS encoding fused MFS/spermidine synthase has protein sequence MGRRRGGDRVVERVDTGEAELTPDADRAGSWTLLLDGTPQSHVDLTDPTHLEFEYVRRLAAAIDLVAPAGAPLRALHLGGGALTLPRYVAATRPGSTQRVSEVDGALVELVRRALPWPAEARLRVRVADARETLTSTRDAAYDLVVADVFAGARTPAHLTSVEYAAEVARVLRPGGWYLANLADGPPLRYARAQVATVRSVLPRACLVGDAGVLRGRRYGNLVLVAGRDEPPVAALTRRAAGDWFPGRVLAGAELDRFVGGAAVVRDADATPSTPPPPGIFSVRR, from the coding sequence ATGGGGCGGCGGCGGGGTGGCGACCGGGTGGTCGAGCGGGTCGACACCGGCGAGGCGGAGCTGACGCCCGACGCCGACCGGGCCGGCTCGTGGACGCTGCTGCTGGACGGCACGCCGCAGTCGCACGTCGACCTGACCGACCCGACGCACCTGGAGTTCGAGTACGTGCGCCGGCTGGCCGCCGCGATCGACCTGGTCGCCCCGGCCGGCGCGCCGCTGCGGGCGCTGCACCTGGGCGGCGGCGCGCTGACCCTGCCCCGGTACGTCGCGGCCACCCGCCCCGGGTCGACGCAGCGGGTGTCCGAGGTGGACGGCGCGCTGGTGGAGCTGGTCCGTCGGGCGCTGCCCTGGCCGGCGGAGGCCCGGCTGCGGGTGCGGGTCGCCGACGCCCGCGAGACGCTGACGTCCACCCGGGACGCCGCGTACGACCTGGTGGTCGCCGACGTGTTCGCCGGCGCCCGCACCCCGGCCCACCTGACCTCGGTGGAGTACGCCGCCGAGGTGGCCCGGGTGCTGCGTCCGGGCGGCTGGTACCTGGCGAACCTGGCCGACGGCCCGCCGCTGCGGTACGCCCGCGCCCAGGTGGCGACGGTCCGCTCGGTGCTGCCCCGGGCCTGCCTGGTGGGTGACGCCGGGGTGCTGCGTGGTCGCCGGTACGGCAACCTGGTGCTGGTCGCCGGCCGGGACGAGCCGCCGGTAGCGGCGTTGACCCGGCGGGCCGCCGGGGACTGGTTCCCCGGCCGGGTGCTGGCCGGCGCGGAGCTGGACCGGTTCGTCGGCGGCGCGGCGGTGGTGCGGGACGCCGACGCCACCCCCTCCACGCCACCCCCGCCCGGAATTTTTTCCGTCCGCCGTTGA
- a CDS encoding zf-HC2 domain-containing protein: protein MSRADHWDVAAYALGVLDQADTERFEEHLATCWACAAELETMVPVVGLLSGIDGDTMTAVEQTATDPALLDRTLAAVRADRRRARFRQVLATAAAVVAFSVLTGVGITVVGGGEPAGPPVALPTTAVPSQPTRPDLGGLGGPDEIVGETVSETDQATGVRADLILAAEPFGTQVAFQLSRLPGPRKCRLVLVRADGGTEVVSSWSVPAGGYGTNANSVPLRLQANTATPRDQIRRAQVQSVDAAGVATALVTVPL from the coding sequence GTGAGCCGGGCCGACCACTGGGACGTCGCGGCGTACGCGCTCGGCGTGCTGGACCAGGCCGACACCGAACGGTTCGAGGAGCACCTGGCCACCTGCTGGGCGTGCGCCGCCGAGCTGGAGACGATGGTGCCCGTGGTGGGGCTGCTCTCCGGCATCGACGGGGACACCATGACCGCGGTGGAGCAGACCGCCACCGACCCGGCGCTGCTGGACCGCACCCTGGCGGCGGTGCGGGCCGACCGGCGTCGCGCCCGGTTCCGCCAGGTGCTGGCCACCGCGGCGGCGGTGGTGGCGTTCAGCGTGCTCACCGGCGTCGGGATCACGGTGGTCGGTGGCGGGGAGCCGGCCGGTCCGCCGGTGGCGCTGCCGACGACCGCCGTGCCGTCGCAGCCGACCCGGCCGGACCTGGGCGGGTTGGGTGGCCCGGACGAGATCGTCGGCGAGACGGTCTCCGAGACCGACCAGGCCACCGGGGTACGGGCGGATCTGATCCTGGCCGCCGAGCCGTTCGGCACCCAGGTCGCCTTCCAGTTGTCCCGGCTGCCCGGCCCGCGCAAGTGCCGGCTGGTGCTGGTCCGGGCCGACGGCGGCACCGAGGTGGTCAGCTCCTGGTCGGTGCCGGCCGGGGGGTACGGCACCAACGCGAACTCGGTGCCGCTGCGGTTGCAGGCGAACACCGCGACGCCCCGGGACCAGATCAGGCGGGCGCAGGTGCAGTCGGTGGACGCCGCCGGGGTGGCCACCGCGTTGGTGACCGTCCCGCTCTGA
- a CDS encoding ATP-dependent DNA ligase → MELPLSASIEPMLARSVPRIPTGPGMTYEPKWDGFRCIVLRDGDEVELASRGGKTLTRYFPEVIAQARRQLPARCAVDGELVVIRRDGPDGQPRLDFDLLAQRIHPAASRVKLLAETTPADFVAFDLLALGDESLLDQPYPRRRARLVEALAGVRPPVHVTPVTTDVDTARRWFDIFEGAGLDGLIAKPADLPYEPGKRLMSKVKHARTADAVVAGFRWHKSGPVVGSLLLGLHDAEGTLHHVGVCASFTMARRAELLTELAPYRDVGGEHPWAHGDHERGQRIPGGVSRWTGGKNLEWEPLRPELVVEVGYDAMEGDRFRHTAQFVRWRPDRDPRSCGYDQLERPVRFDVDQVLRGDPTPTAGG, encoded by the coding sequence GTGGAGCTGCCGCTGAGTGCCTCGATCGAGCCGATGCTGGCCAGGAGCGTCCCCCGGATCCCCACCGGCCCGGGGATGACCTACGAGCCCAAGTGGGACGGCTTCCGCTGCATCGTGCTGCGCGACGGCGACGAGGTCGAGCTGGCCAGCCGGGGCGGCAAGACGCTGACCCGGTACTTCCCCGAGGTGATCGCCCAGGCCCGCCGCCAGTTGCCGGCGCGGTGCGCGGTCGACGGCGAGCTGGTCGTGATCCGGCGGGACGGCCCGGACGGGCAGCCGCGCCTCGACTTCGACCTGCTCGCCCAGCGGATCCACCCGGCGGCCTCCCGGGTGAAGCTGCTCGCCGAGACCACCCCGGCCGACTTCGTGGCCTTCGACCTGCTCGCGCTCGGCGACGAGAGCCTGCTCGACCAGCCGTACCCGCGGCGGCGGGCCCGGCTGGTCGAGGCGCTGGCCGGGGTCCGGCCACCGGTGCACGTCACCCCGGTCACCACCGACGTGGACACCGCCCGCCGGTGGTTCGACATCTTCGAGGGCGCCGGGCTGGACGGGCTGATCGCCAAGCCGGCCGACCTGCCGTACGAGCCGGGCAAACGGTTGATGTCCAAGGTCAAGCACGCCCGGACGGCCGACGCCGTGGTGGCCGGCTTCCGCTGGCACAAGTCCGGCCCGGTGGTCGGCTCGCTGCTGCTCGGCCTCCACGACGCCGAGGGCACGCTGCACCACGTCGGGGTGTGCGCCTCGTTCACCATGGCCCGCCGGGCCGAGCTGCTGACCGAGTTGGCGCCGTACCGGGACGTCGGCGGCGAGCATCCCTGGGCGCACGGCGACCACGAGCGCGGCCAGCGCATCCCGGGCGGGGTGAGCCGGTGGACCGGCGGCAAGAACCTCGAATGGGAGCCGCTGCGCCCGGAGCTGGTGGTCGAGGTCGGCTACGACGCCATGGAGGGCGACCGGTTCCGGCACACCGCCCAGTTCGTCCGCTGGCGGCCGGACCGGGATCCGCGTTCGTGCGGCTACGACCAGTTGGAGCGGCCGGTCCGCTTCGACGTGGACCAGGTGCTCCGGGGTGATCCGACGCCGACCGCCGGAGGCTGA
- a CDS encoding SMC family ATPase has translation MRPMRLDMAGFTVFREETVVDFTDADFFALVGPTGSGKSTVLDAICFALYGTVPRWGGARGLANALAPSAAEARVRLVFESAGDRYVATRVVRRDGRGNVKTAGAGLQLMPAGFDVTKLDTGLSPEDLGEVLAGTPAEMEQAVLEAVGLPYEQFTSCVVLPQGQFADFLHARPATRQQILVNLLGLGVYEQVQKRAAERAGRAEAGLEAVDRVLAGLTDVDDATLAQAQTGVDRARELAAAVAAAVPERDAARAAASAARTALAALDADLAALDAVHGPAGVAEVAAAVTAARAGVDEAARAVALAEEREEKLRGEVTGAGDESTLRLLLKAYADRGRLAVEAASVAVAVADAQREHDAATDALAQARAAAERAETELEAAFRAHEEAKTTDQAVALRAHLVVGASCPVCEQVVPRAPAVPAGSAVARALAAGRTARAASEAAKRTTQERDAAARGLERTLLRARAQHEQLTGRLAELDDQLAGAATEDALRHDLAEHARLRGALDEAAGAVRAGRDAARRARAALDAAEERLRAAWREFDSVRDGLARFGPPVADRDDVAAAWATLAGWAGGESTRRRADRDGLVGSVTGAETAAEAAQQRIGELFAAAGLPVDDDPVRAATVAVERAEAARRRLVERREQAAGLREQRAGHERDARVARALAGHLRANNFERWLLAEALDLLVDGASGILRELSGGQYDLVHDKGEFFVVDQYDAGLRRGVRTLSGGETFQASLALALALSEQLAGLSTTAASLESIVLDEGFGTLDATTLDTVAATLESLAARGDRMVGVVTHVPALAERIPVRFEVHKDARSARVERTGR, from the coding sequence ATGCGCCCGATGCGGCTGGACATGGCCGGCTTCACCGTCTTCCGCGAGGAGACCGTCGTCGACTTCACCGACGCGGACTTCTTCGCCCTGGTCGGGCCGACCGGCTCGGGCAAGTCGACGGTGCTGGACGCGATCTGCTTCGCCCTCTACGGCACGGTGCCCCGGTGGGGCGGCGCGCGGGGGCTGGCCAACGCGCTCGCCCCGTCCGCCGCCGAGGCCCGGGTCCGGCTGGTCTTCGAGTCCGCCGGTGACCGGTACGTGGCGACCCGGGTGGTGCGCCGGGACGGCCGGGGCAACGTCAAGACCGCCGGCGCCGGGTTGCAGCTCATGCCGGCCGGTTTCGACGTGACCAAGCTCGACACCGGGCTCAGCCCGGAGGATCTGGGCGAGGTGCTGGCCGGCACCCCGGCCGAGATGGAGCAGGCGGTGCTGGAGGCGGTCGGGCTGCCGTACGAGCAGTTCACCAGTTGCGTGGTGCTGCCGCAGGGCCAGTTCGCCGACTTCCTGCACGCCCGGCCGGCCACCCGGCAGCAGATCCTGGTCAACCTGCTCGGTCTCGGCGTCTACGAGCAGGTGCAGAAGCGGGCCGCCGAACGGGCCGGGCGGGCCGAGGCGGGGCTGGAGGCGGTGGACCGGGTGCTCGCCGGGCTCACCGACGTCGACGACGCGACGCTGGCGCAGGCGCAGACCGGGGTGGACCGGGCGCGCGAGCTGGCCGCCGCGGTGGCCGCCGCCGTACCGGAGCGGGACGCGGCGCGGGCGGCGGCCTCGGCGGCCCGGACGGCGCTGGCCGCCCTGGACGCCGACCTGGCCGCCCTGGACGCGGTCCACGGCCCGGCCGGGGTGGCCGAGGTGGCCGCGGCGGTCACCGCCGCCCGCGCCGGGGTGGACGAGGCGGCGCGGGCGGTGGCGTTGGCCGAGGAGCGGGAGGAGAAACTGCGCGGCGAGGTGACCGGCGCGGGCGACGAGAGCACGCTGCGGCTGCTGTTGAAGGCGTACGCCGACCGCGGGCGGCTGGCCGTCGAGGCGGCGTCGGTGGCGGTCGCGGTCGCCGACGCGCAACGCGAGCACGACGCGGCGACCGACGCGCTGGCCCAGGCCCGGGCGGCCGCTGAGCGGGCCGAAACCGAGCTGGAGGCGGCGTTCCGGGCGCACGAGGAGGCGAAGACCACCGACCAGGCGGTGGCGTTGCGGGCGCACCTGGTCGTCGGGGCGTCCTGCCCGGTGTGCGAGCAGGTGGTGCCCCGGGCGCCGGCGGTGCCGGCCGGGTCGGCGGTGGCCCGGGCGCTCGCCGCCGGCAGGACGGCCCGCGCGGCCAGCGAGGCCGCGAAGCGGACCACGCAGGAGCGCGACGCCGCCGCCCGGGGCCTGGAGCGAACGCTGCTGCGGGCCCGCGCCCAGCACGAGCAGCTCACCGGCCGGCTCGCCGAGCTGGACGACCAGCTCGCCGGGGCGGCCACCGAGGACGCGCTGCGGCACGACCTGGCCGAGCACGCCCGACTGCGGGGCGCCCTCGACGAGGCGGCCGGCGCGGTCCGGGCGGGGCGGGACGCGGCCCGGCGGGCCCGGGCCGCCCTCGACGCGGCCGAGGAGCGGCTGCGGGCCGCGTGGCGCGAGTTCGACTCGGTCCGTGACGGGCTGGCCCGGTTCGGCCCGCCGGTCGCCGACCGGGACGACGTCGCCGCCGCCTGGGCGACGCTGGCCGGCTGGGCCGGCGGCGAGTCGACGCGGCGACGCGCCGACCGGGACGGGCTGGTCGGGTCGGTCACCGGGGCCGAGACGGCCGCCGAGGCGGCGCAGCAGCGGATCGGGGAGCTCTTCGCCGCCGCCGGCCTGCCGGTGGACGACGACCCGGTCCGGGCGGCCACGGTGGCGGTGGAGCGGGCCGAGGCGGCGCGCCGGCGGCTGGTGGAGCGCCGGGAGCAGGCCGCCGGGCTGCGTGAGCAGCGGGCCGGGCACGAACGCGACGCCCGGGTGGCCCGCGCGCTGGCCGGTCACCTGCGGGCCAACAACTTCGAGCGGTGGCTGCTGGCGGAGGCGTTGGACCTGCTGGTCGACGGGGCCTCCGGGATCCTGCGGGAGCTCTCCGGCGGGCAGTACGACCTGGTGCACGACAAGGGCGAGTTCTTCGTGGTCGACCAGTACGACGCCGGGCTGCGGCGCGGGGTGCGGACGCTCTCCGGCGGGGAGACGTTCCAGGCGTCGCTGGCCCTGGCGCTGGCGTTGTCGGAGCAGTTGGCCGGGTTGTCCACCACGGCGGCCAGCCTGGAGTCGATCGTGCTGGACGAGGGCTTCGGCACGCTCGACGCGACCACCCTGGACACCGTCGCGGCCACCCTGGAGAGCCTGGCCGCCCGGGGCGACCGGATGGTCGGGGTGGTCACCCACGTGCCGGCGCTCGCCGAGCGGATCCCGGTCCGCTTCGAGGTCCACAAGGACGCCCGCAGCGCCCGGGTGGAACGGACCGGCCGGTGA
- a CDS encoding DNA-3-methyladenine glycosylase 2 family protein produces the protein MLRPPPEHRLADTLRALTFSRHDPCARITAGTFWWAARTPAGPATLALRRDGGDLRAEGYGPGAAWALDRADAIAGLRDDVTGFAALAAGHPVVARLAERHRGLRMPATGLVFRHLLRAVLEQKVTGTEAYRGYAAMVRHFAEPAPGPTPALLLPPDPAAVAATPYWVFHPFGVEQRRAETLRRVAALADRLDRSADAAEATRRMTAVPGIGPWTAAEVVRAAYGDPDAVSVGDYHVPNTVAWALAGEPRADDARMLALLEPFRGHRGRVCVLLAASGVQAPRHGPRLPLRSFAAF, from the coding sequence ATGCTGCGCCCACCGCCGGAGCACCGGCTCGCCGACACGCTGCGCGCGCTGACGTTCAGCCGGCACGACCCGTGCGCCCGGATCACCGCCGGCACGTTCTGGTGGGCGGCCCGTACCCCGGCCGGCCCGGCCACCCTCGCCCTGCGCCGCGACGGCGGCGACCTGCGCGCCGAGGGGTACGGACCGGGGGCCGCCTGGGCGCTCGACCGGGCCGACGCGATCGCCGGGCTACGCGACGACGTGACCGGCTTCGCCGCGCTGGCCGCGGGTCACCCGGTGGTGGCCCGGCTCGCCGAACGGCACCGGGGACTGCGGATGCCCGCCACCGGCCTGGTCTTCCGGCACCTGCTGCGGGCGGTGCTGGAGCAGAAGGTCACCGGCACGGAGGCCTACCGGGGGTACGCGGCGATGGTGCGGCACTTCGCCGAGCCGGCGCCCGGGCCGACGCCGGCCCTGCTGCTGCCGCCCGACCCGGCGGCGGTGGCCGCCACGCCGTACTGGGTGTTCCACCCGTTCGGCGTCGAGCAGCGGCGGGCCGAGACGCTGCGCCGGGTCGCCGCGCTCGCCGACCGCCTGGACCGCAGCGCCGACGCCGCCGAGGCGACCCGCCGGATGACCGCCGTACCCGGCATCGGTCCGTGGACCGCCGCCGAGGTGGTCCGCGCCGCGTACGGCGACCCGGACGCGGTGAGCGTCGGCGACTACCACGTGCCGAACACGGTGGCCTGGGCCCTCGCGGGTGAGCCACGGGCCGACGACGCCCGGATGCTGGCCCTGCTGGAGCCGTTCCGTGGGCACCGGGGCCGGGTCTGCGTGCTGCTGGCCGCCAGCGGCGTGCAGGCCCCCCGCCACGGCCCCCGCCTACCCCTGCGCTCCTTCGCCGCCTTCTGA
- a CDS encoding sigma-70 family RNA polymerase sigma factor, with product MHAVAAGWHGDMVRAKWTARSQSRSATSTRGVDARPAGRHDEPVTPRPTPGRHQARSTEASHSDQLIRLLYAEHAGPLLMFVMRLTGGDRQRAEDIVQETLLRAWRNAHRLGAQGQTSLRPWLVTVARRIAIDEHRSEQARPAETYDRDLTAFAESDSTDQVLRTMTVADALRTLSQSHREILVATYFRGRTVPEAAEELGLPLGTAKSRVYYALRALRTALQERGVTG from the coding sequence ATGCACGCGGTGGCGGCCGGCTGGCACGGCGACATGGTGCGGGCGAAGTGGACGGCCCGCTCCCAGTCCCGGTCCGCCACGTCGACACGCGGGGTCGACGCCCGCCCCGCCGGTCGCCATGATGAGCCGGTGACGCCGCGACCCACCCCCGGGCGGCACCAGGCGCGGTCCACCGAGGCCAGTCACTCCGACCAGTTGATCCGGCTGCTCTACGCCGAGCACGCCGGGCCGTTGCTGATGTTCGTGATGCGACTGACCGGTGGGGACCGGCAGCGGGCCGAGGACATCGTGCAGGAGACGCTGCTGCGGGCGTGGCGCAACGCGCACCGGCTCGGCGCGCAGGGGCAGACGTCGCTGCGCCCGTGGCTGGTGACGGTGGCCCGACGGATCGCCATCGACGAGCATCGCAGCGAGCAGGCCCGGCCGGCGGAGACGTACGACCGGGACCTGACCGCGTTCGCCGAGTCGGACAGCACCGACCAGGTGCTGCGGACGATGACCGTGGCGGACGCGCTGCGTACGCTGAGCCAGTCGCACCGGGAGATCCTGGTGGCGACGTACTTCCGGGGGCGGACGGTGCCGGAGGCGGCGGAGGAGCTGGGGCTGCCGCTGGGCACCGCCAAGTCGCGGGTCTACTACGCGTTGCGCGCGCTGCGGACGGCGTTGCAGGAGCGGGGGGTGACAGGGTGA
- a CDS encoding exonuclease SbcCD subunit D, translating into MKILHTSDWHVGKVLKGRSRAEEHKQVLAQVIEIARQEQPDLVIVAGDLYDSGAPTPEATRLVTRALTALRRTGADVVAIGGNHDNGPALDALRPWAEAAGVTLRGSVRDSPADLIVDGVTRDGERWQVAALPFLSQRYAVRAVEMYELTAAEATQTYADHLGRLVARLTEGFTEPDRVHLVTAHLTVTGASVGGGERDAHTVLGYAVPATVFPGNAHYVALGHLHRAQRVDGPCPVRYSGSPIAVDFGEQENVCSVTLVEVTATAAARVREVPVAGAVPLRTVRGTLAELAEATPPEGWLRVFVREQPRAGLREEVQELLPGALEIRVDPELLPAPGGGARAAQRAGRSPRQLFADYLDSRGHADDEVRELFDELFEEVDR; encoded by the coding sequence GTGAAGATCCTGCACACCTCCGACTGGCACGTCGGCAAGGTGCTCAAGGGGCGGTCCCGGGCCGAGGAGCACAAGCAGGTCCTCGCCCAGGTGATCGAGATCGCCCGCCAGGAGCAGCCCGACCTGGTGATCGTCGCCGGTGACCTCTACGACAGCGGGGCGCCCACGCCGGAGGCCACCCGGCTGGTCACCCGGGCGTTGACCGCGCTGCGACGCACCGGCGCGGACGTGGTCGCCATCGGCGGCAACCACGACAACGGCCCGGCCCTGGACGCGCTGCGCCCCTGGGCCGAGGCGGCCGGCGTCACCCTGCGCGGCAGCGTCCGGGACTCCCCCGCCGACCTGATCGTCGACGGCGTCACCCGCGACGGCGAGCGCTGGCAGGTGGCCGCGCTGCCGTTCCTCTCCCAGCGGTACGCGGTCCGCGCGGTGGAGATGTACGAGCTGACCGCCGCCGAGGCCACCCAGACGTACGCCGACCACCTGGGCCGGCTGGTCGCCCGGCTCACCGAGGGGTTCACCGAGCCGGACCGGGTGCACCTGGTCACCGCGCACCTGACCGTGACCGGGGCGAGCGTCGGCGGCGGCGAGCGGGACGCGCACACCGTCCTCGGGTACGCCGTGCCGGCCACCGTCTTCCCGGGCAACGCGCACTACGTGGCGCTCGGGCACCTGCACCGCGCCCAGCGGGTCGACGGGCCGTGCCCGGTGCGCTACAGCGGCAGCCCGATCGCGGTGGACTTCGGCGAGCAGGAGAACGTCTGCTCGGTGACCCTTGTCGAGGTGACCGCCACCGCGGCGGCCCGGGTCCGGGAGGTGCCGGTGGCCGGGGCGGTGCCGCTGCGCACCGTACGCGGCACCCTCGCCGAGCTGGCCGAGGCGACCCCGCCGGAGGGGTGGCTGCGGGTGTTCGTCCGGGAGCAGCCCCGGGCCGGCCTGCGGGAGGAGGTCCAGGAGCTGCTGCCGGGGGCGCTGGAGATCCGCGTCGACCCGGAGCTGCTGCCCGCCCCGGGCGGCGGGGCGCGCGCCGCCCAGCGGGCCGGCCGGTCCCCCCGGCAGCTCTTCGCCGACTACCTGGACAGTCGGGGGCACGCCGACGACGAGGTGCGCGAGCTGTTCGACGAGCTGTTCGAGGAGGTCGACCGCTGA
- a CDS encoding DUF1990 domain-containing protein, protein MSLTYPHVGATRDGELPAGWRHVRRRVRLPDGCFAVAGAAVLTWRLHRAAGVRITADAPRAAPGVRVTSGLGVGPARLLAPCEVVWAVDDDRRAGFGYGTLPGHPARGEEAFVVERDDAGRVWFEVRAFSRPDRWLMRAAGPAARLFQHAYAHRLARTLRRLCARAPSAPPPSPR, encoded by the coding sequence GTGTCGTTGACGTACCCGCACGTGGGGGCCACCCGCGACGGCGAGCTGCCGGCCGGCTGGCGGCACGTACGGCGCCGGGTCCGGCTGCCCGACGGCTGTTTCGCCGTCGCGGGCGCGGCGGTGCTGACCTGGCGGCTGCACCGCGCCGCCGGGGTACGGATCACCGCCGACGCGCCCCGGGCCGCTCCCGGCGTCCGCGTCACGTCCGGGCTCGGCGTCGGCCCGGCGCGCCTGCTGGCGCCCTGCGAGGTGGTCTGGGCGGTCGACGACGACCGGCGGGCCGGATTCGGGTACGGCACGCTGCCCGGTCACCCGGCCCGGGGCGAGGAGGCGTTCGTGGTGGAACGCGACGACGCCGGCCGGGTGTGGTTCGAGGTCCGCGCGTTCAGCCGTCCGGACCGCTGGCTGATGCGGGCCGCCGGCCCCGCCGCCCGACTCTTCCAGCACGCCTACGCCCACCGCCTCGCCCGCACCCTCCGCCGCCTCTGCGCCCGCGCCCCGTCAGCCCCACCGCCCTCGCCGCGGTGA